TCAACAATGTAGTTATTGACACAAACCAAAAAGAACTATTGTGCAGAAACATATTTCCATGAAAAATGCACAGCAATGAAGGCAGTTTATATAAACATGTCAGGTATCACTAGTTCCATATGATACAAGTGAATGCCATGTCCTTATGCATAGTTGTGGCAAAGTGCTCAGAACACTGAGAGAAATGGTTATACTAATTCTTATTAAATCTTCTGTGAAATCATTAGGAAGCTAGAAGAGAACCATAATGAGTGAGTTTAAAAACTAGATTCACCTGAAAGCTTCAAAGCTCACTATAGGAgttgcatttttgttttttatttagaagttttaaaataaatgtgttttattaaGCTGGTTGAATTATACCACGCATAGTGTAGTTAAATAACACACAGGATTTCTAAATATGGACAGGCATGCTTGGTTATCTTAGAGAAAACAAGCACTTTCACTATGggtaatgttatttttaaaatactttgtaaGGAGCTTAGATGCAAGACAACCAGTGTGAAGAATATCAGCTAACAGGTTCAGTGGTAtcaatttaattaaatatattttattaatatagtaTGCACCAAATAGGTCCATAAGAATCATTTAATCTGAATTCTGGAAACAGAATTAATCTTTTGAGGAAAAACCATGAACATAATTTGAAAAATGAGGTATTTAGgaattctcatttttctttcccaAACTTTTATTAATGTTTGGTATCTCATTTTCACACTTTAGAAAAATTATcttctcaaaaacaaaaaaagaatgaaaatcaaCGTATAGTCTATGAAAAACTCTAGTTGCAGAAATATCGCTTGCAGTATGTATGTTTTCAAATGAACAAGATACATCAATGCTGAAAAACACTCCAAAGCAAAAATttgattattatttaaaaaatatgatttcacaGTCATGAAAACTTCAGAAAAGAAATAAGCGGCAGTGGTCTTACAGTGAAATCCTATACAAGACTATTCAGAAGTGAAGTCCCACTGAGTACAGTGGGCCTATCTCCAAGGAAAGTGGTAAAGGACTATACAGTCTTTCTTCTAATACTGCTAAGAACAAACAGTTTTACTAACAAATAAAGAACCCAagacattttaattaattattatattttctgCATTATAGTTTAACATACATACTTTCCTTGTGTCacccttattttcattaaatgttGATATTTTGTAATATTCAGACAGGAATACATTTTTGGAACAgtttttttataataaatatcATAAAATAATAGAGATTTACATAATAAATATTCTTTACAATAAAAAAGTTTTAACAGACCTTTGTCTTAAAAATAGTCAGAATTCAACTTTGTGATTTTacataaaatatacaaaaagCACCACAATATGTGGCTAAGGCAATAAAGAGAGGAGGAAAGTTACTGAGCTGAGGATGAGTTAAATAGAAGTGTTAAGAAATCAAAGGCGGCTTATACAACTTAAATTGTATTACTACCTGTATTATTCATATGTGGAGAAACCAACTTTAGTATCAAAATAAAAGTGACAGATAGGgcttgtatatgtatgtatgtatgtatgcatgtatgtgtgtgtgtgtatatatacacacacacacacacacatgttgtatttgtgctgataaataaataaaaggagactagtatagatctatttcaagctatttagctctcatcagctagccatacccttactgggatttgaacctgtgctggatggtctcttgtgatgagccgatagacagaaaaaggaagcagtatgcctcctcccatatttgggcataccaggggttgtgacactaaatacatatacatatacatacatacatacacacacacacacacacacacacatataaagagcaagctatatctatatctgaaAACAATAGAAGCTTATGAAGAAACCAGTAATGGGGGCAATgaagataaatatttaaaatctggACTGTCAAAAATAGTGGCCAAGGAATGAGTAAAATGCAAgtggttaattaaaaaaaaaggtggggggtgACTTAGGTTTGCTAAATTTCAACccatatttctttcctttcctttctacttTGTTTAAGAGAAATAATTGGATTGtgcagccttttttaaaaagggggaatgggaagagttgaaaaaaaaacacttgaaaGTCATTAAAGTTAgttaaaaatagaacagaacaaaacagcatCTTTGGAAAGTTGTTTGCAGAATAAAAGACTTCAGAAAAATCCAGTACCCTCATTACTTCTTTCAGGAGTCCAGAGTCCTGAGATGACTTGCCAAGATGAAAAAAGACACCAGCACATGAGCCACACTTACCAAAGACCAATGCATTCAGATTTGCCCTTCATTGAGATAAGCAATAGAAGTGAGAGAAGATTTGGggcatgaaagaaaaaaggggcatgaaGACAGAAAAGTCAGCCACTGACAGAAAAGTCAGCCACTATCTGAAAGTTGGTGTCTGAGGAACTGAATCTTTCCCTCCAGAAATCAGGAAAGCTTGCCTTGACCCCTTGATGGACAACTTTGCAGCTTACAATAAACTGTATTAGAGTTTTTGCATCGGCATCCTGGACGATTCATCCAATCATAACACCCACGGCATAGTTTTAGGCATCCTTTTGCAGGAGGATAACAGAGCAGGCAAGGCAGAAACAAAGCCATGGCCCCCATGCATAAGTACCGTGACCAGCAATGTGACTGGGAGCATGAGCATGGATTATCCGCATATGAGTCCCCTTCATCATCATTGGAGCAGTGGTAGAAGATTCCTTTGACCAGACACATACAGGTGCTATATTCCACCATGCTTTCTGCTGAGCACAAACACTGTCTGTTGCAGGCCAAGCAAGAAGGCAAGGTCCTGGGTGCTGTGCATTCTCCACATTTGCACTTTCCACACTGTTCACATATAAACTTATGTTGAGTAGAATCCTCTTTCAAAGGACTCTTCAGATCATCTACAATCAAAGATGATGGTTTGGGTTGCGTCCTGATTGGCCTTTCAAATCTCTGACCCGGGCCCAGCCTTGATGGTGGCGATCTTAATAGAAGGCCCTGCTCTGAAGAAGCACTGCTGTTGCTTCCAGAACTAGCTGCACTTCCAGTACTTGTAGATCTGCTCAAAACAGGAACCCTTGAGTTGTGTTGATGTAGCACATGTCCAGGATGGCTGGGTCTGGGCTCATAATTATTATTCACATTTATTGGTAAGATTTCATGAGTCCTTTCATGTTTTTCTTGTCTTGGAGCTGTCCGGGGAGCAGACTTTTTCACCACAGATGGACCTTCAGTATATTCATTGCTGCCTCTGAGAGTCTTTATCTGGTCCAGTGACAAAATGGCAGTTGGCTGAATATCTCTTTCATAGTCCAACCTTTGCCGGTTGTCCAGAAAAAGCTGTTGATGGACAACTAACGAACTGCTGTTTCCATGCTGACCTGTGGACTCCATCGGTAGTGGTCTCTAATTCTGGCATTCACCAGGAACTGGGCATGCATCTGAAATCCTAAAAGGGAGA
The DNA window shown above is from Thamnophis elegans isolate rThaEle1 chromosome 9, rThaEle1.pri, whole genome shotgun sequence and carries:
- the SPRY1 gene encoding protein sprouty homolog 1, translated to MESTGQHGNSSSLVVHQQLFLDNRQRLDYERDIQPTAILSLDQIKTLRGSNEYTEGPSVVKKSAPRTAPRQEKHERTHEILPINVNNNYEPRPSHPGHVLHQHNSRVPVLSRSTSTGSAASSGSNSSASSEQGLLLRSPPSRLGPGQRFERPIRTQPKPSSLIVDDLKSPLKEDSTQHKFICEQCGKCKCGECTAPRTLPSCLACNRQCLCSAESMVEYSTCMCLVKGIFYHCSNDDEGDSYADNPCSCSQSHCWSRYLCMGAMALFLPCLLCYPPAKGCLKLCRGCYDWMNRPGCRCKNSNTVYCKLQSCPSRGQGKLS